One genomic window of Biomphalaria glabrata chromosome 9, xgBioGlab47.1, whole genome shotgun sequence includes the following:
- the LOC129928382 gene encoding GATA zinc finger domain-containing protein 14-like — protein MCLKASITDNDHEEVNDNDHEEVNDNDHEEVNDNDHEEVNDNDHEEVNDNDHKEVNDNDHKEVNNNDHKEVNNNDHKEVNNNDHEEVNDNDHEEVNDNDHEEVNDNDHEEVNDNDHEEVNDNDHEEVNDNDHKEVNDNDHKEVNDNDHKEVNNNDHKEVNNNDHKEVNNNDHEEVNDNDHEEVNDNDHEEVNDNDHEEVNDNDHEEVNDNDHEEVNDNDHKEVNNNDHKEVNNNDHKEVNNNDHEEVNDNDHEEVNDNDHEEVNDNDHEEVNDNDHEEVNDNDHEEVNDNDHKEVNDNDHKEVNDNDHKEVNNNDHKEVNNNDHKEVNNNDHEEVNDNDHEEVNDNDHEEVNDNDHEEVNDNDHEEVNDNDHEEVNDNDHEEVNDNDHKEVNDNDHKEVNATITTSSQERTDQLEKEKAAPT, from the coding sequence ATGTGTCTGAAGGCGAGCATCACCGACAACGATCATGAAGAAGTCAACGACAACGATCATGAAGAAGTCAACGACAACGATCATGAAGAAGTCAACGACAACGATCATGAAGAAGTCAACGACAACGATCATGAAGAAGTCAACGACAACGATCATAAAGAAGTCAACGACAACGATCATAAAGAAGTCAACAACAACGATCATAAAGAAGTCAACAACAACGATCATAAAGAAGTCAACAACAACGATCATGAAGAAGTCAACGACAATGATCATGAAGAAGTCAACGACAACGATCATGAAGAAGTCAACGACAACGATCATGAAGAAGTCAACGACAACGATCATGAAGAAGTCAACGACAACGATCATGAAGAAGTCAACGACAACGATCATAAAGAAGTCAACGACAACGATCATAAAGAAGTCAACGACAACGATCATAAAGAAGTCAACAACAACGATCATAAAGAAGTCAACAACAACGATCATAAAGAAGTCAACAACAACGATCATGAAGAAGTCAACGACAACGATCATGAAGAAGTCAACGACAACGATCATGAAGAAGTCAACGACAACGATCATGAAGAAGTCAACGACAACGATCATGAAGAAGTCAACGACAACGATCATGAAGAAGTCAACGACAACGATCATAAAGAAGTCAACAACAACGATCATAAAGAAGTCAACAACAACGATCATAAAGAAGTCAACAACAACGATCATGAAGAAGTCAACGACAATGATCATGAAGAAGTCAACGACAACGATCATGAAGAAGTCAACGACAACGATCATGAAGAAGTCAACGACAACGATCATGAAGAAGTCAACGACAACGATCATGAAGAAGTCAACGACAACGATCATAAAGAAGTCAACGACAACGATCATAAAGAAGTCAACGACAACGATCATAAAGAAGTCAACAACAACGATCATAAAGAAGTCAACAACAACGATCATAAAGAAGTCAACAACAACGATCATGAAGAAGTCAACGACAATGATCATGAAGAAGTCAACGACAATGATCATGAAGAAGTCAACGACAACGATCATGAAGAAGTCAACGACAACGATCATGAAGAAGTCAACGACAACGATCATGAAGAAGTCAACGACAACGATCATGAAGAAGTCAACGACAACGATCATAAAGAAGTCAACGACAACGATCATAAAGAAGTCAACGCAACAATCACGACATCGTCTCAAGAACGGACTGaccaactggagaaagagaaagcggcacccACATAG